The nucleotide sequence TCTTTTTTGCTCTCGCCGGCGCGCGCGGCCGCGGCGAGGAGGAGCCCTAAGGCGACGGAGGCGATGGAGGCGATGGATCTCATGCCGCGAGCCTACCACATCGCCGCGACCCGGTCATGTCACGCTTTCGTGCCATCGGCGCGCCGGGTCGTCTTGTGGGCCCTTAATCTCATACCATTCTTATATCGAGGATGAAGGAGGCCTAATGAGAGAAGGATCGAAGCTGCCCGCCGCGCTCCTCGCCCTGCGCCTGGGCGTGTTCTTGGTGATGCTGATGTGGACGCTGGACAAGTTCGTCCGGGCGGACCACGCCGCCAAGGTGTTTTCCAGCTTCTACCTGCTGCCCGCTTGGGGATCGGGCGCGTTCCGGCTCATCGGCGCGCTGGAGCTCGCGCTTCTATTCGCGTTCCTGGTCGGCTTTAAAAAGAGGCTCACCTACGGGGCCGTGCTCGTCCTTCACGCGATCTCGACCGTATCCTCGTACAAGCAGTATCTGTCGCCGTTCGAGGGGGGGAACCTCCTCTTCTTCGCCGCGTGGCCGATGCTCGCCGCCTGTTGGGCTCTGTACGTCCTCCGCGACGAGGACACGCTGTGGTGCCGCGCCGACTAGGAAAGCAGTCCTACCAGGCGCGGGGCGCTCGTTTCTGCGGCTTCGCGGATCCGCATCGCCCGAATCTGAGCCAACAGGTGCTTACGCCGCAGCCGATCAGGGCCAGGCTCAGCAGGAGCAGGGACAGCGCTCCCGCGGATTCGATCGTCATTTGAATGTTGCCCATAAATCACCTCTGATAATGAGTCCGCGGGACGGCGAAGTCGTTACACAAGGGGGGATCGTTGACGATCACGGAACAGACGTTGAGGCAATGGCGCGAGCTTCGCACGGGATATTGGCCGACGGACCTGGCCAACGCCTCCGCTCTCCTGTATGAGCAGATTCCGGACCTGAACTGGGTCGGATTTTATCTTCTCGACGGCGGGGTGCTGAGGCTCGGGCCGTTCCAGGGGCGCGTCGCGTGCACGTCCATTCCCGAAGGCAAGGGCGTCTGCGGCCGGGCGGCGCTCGACCGGCGGACCGTCATCGTCGCCGACGTGCGCGAATTCTCCGGGCACATCGCCTGCGACTCGCGCTCCAACTCCGAATTGGCGGTTCCGCTCGTCAAGAGCGGGGCTGTATGGGGCGTCCTCGATCTGGACTCGCCGGCCAAGGACCGCTTCGTTCCCGAAGAGGCTCGGTTGTTGGAGGAATTCTGCGCCCTTCTCCTCGAACCGTGGGACGAAGCCCCGTGGGCGCGAAGCGTCAAGCCTTCGGCTTGAGAGACAGCGCGTAGTCCGCGGAGCGGCCGACCCATTTCTTGAGCCCGGCGGGGGTCGCGCAGGCTTTCGACGAGACGAACAAGAAGTTCTTCATCGGCCGCCCGGTGAAGTCCATGGGCCGGGCGTGAGGTTCCTTAAGATAATCCTCGGCCTTCCCCGGATCCAACCGCAGCACAAGGTCGTTCTTGAGCACGCCGCAGGCCATGTTGCCGCGGATGGTCCAGCAAAGACCGCCGAACATCTTGATCTCGGCCAGCGCCTTATGTCGTGCCAGCCGCTTGCGGACTCGCGCCGCCAGCTTCTCGTCGTAGGCCACGCTCGGCTCCTCCTTATTTATCGAAGACGGTACGCGAAAACTTGGCGGCACGGAAACTGCATATCCGCGCTATTGAATAACATCGAGGGAGGCGCTACAATGCGGACGATGAGCGCCAGATGCCTGGGACTGATCCTTTCGGCCGCGATCGCCAGCGGCTCGCCTCTCCATTGCCTGGCGGAGACGATCGGGAAGCCCTCGAACGCGTCGTTCTTCCTGGACCAGGCCGAGCCGCAGCTGCGCGCGGCGTCCCACTGCCGGACGCACGCGACGCTTCTTTCCGCCGCCCCGCAGGCGCCCCGGGTCTCGGGGCGGTCTTGGAGGGCGCCCGCCGCGGCTCGCTTCGACCCGTTCCTGCCCCTCGGCGCGCCGCCTGCCCGGGCGCTCAGCCCGCCGCCGGGCACGCTCGACCATCCAGTGGTCTCCTCGCCCGCCGCCTGGGCCGCCCCCCTGCTGATCTGATCCCTACTGGATCGGCGCCCGCCGGTCTTTTTCTTAGGCGCACGCAGCATCGCCCGCCGTCGGCCCGCGCTCCCGGCGCGCCGGCGAACCAAAGACAAGAATCAAGGAGGCACACATGAACATCAAGTCATCCGCAAGCCGCATTCTCGCCGCGTCGGCGCTGCTCCTGTCCGTCGCGGCCGCGCCGGGCCGCGCCGCTGACGATCCCTCCATCAAGGGGACGGTCCGCGAGGCGATACAGGCCTCGATGGCCTACTACATCGACTCCAAGACCATCGGCGGGGCGTTCCGGCTGTACGATCCGGTCGACGGGAAGCTGCTCAAGCTGAAGTTCAAGGAACTTCACAAGGGAATCGTCAAGAAGGGCGACTTCTACGTGAGCTGCGCGGACTTCGTCGACGGCAAGGGCAAGCTCTACGACCTGGACTTCATGGTCCTCAAGGACGGCGACGCCCTGCACACGGTGCAGGCCATCGTCCACGCGGCGGAGGGGAAGAAGCGCCCTTACCAACTGGAGTCCGAATGACGCGAGGCGCCGGCGCTCTATGAAGCGCCGATTCCAAGCGGCTTGGCGCCGCCTGCCGTCTCCGCGCGAGACGGCAGGCCTCCTGGCCGTCGTCCTCGTCGGCGCCTGGCTCCTCGGCCCCGGCCCTCGTACGGAGGATCACTCCCATTCGCCCCTGCCGGCGGCCGAGCTCGCGCTCCCGGATATTTCCGGGAAGACCGCCCGCCTCTCCGACTTCAAGGGGCGCGTGGTCCTCGTCGATTTTTGGGCCACCTGGTGCTATCCCTGCCTGCAGGAACTGCCGGACTTGAAGGCGTTATACCGCAGGCACGAAGGGAAGGGCTTCGTCATCCTGGCGGTCTCCATCGACGAGGGCGGCAAAGAGGCGGTCGCGGCGTTCGTCGCCGAGAACAAAGTGCCTTATCCGGTCCTGCTCGCCGGGAGCGGGCCGATCAAGGGCTGGCGCGTGCGCGGCCTGCCTGTCGCGCATTTGATCGACCGGGAAGGCCGCATAGTTCGGAGTTGGGTCGGCTACAAAGACCCGAGCGAACTGGAAGGAAACGTGAAGGCGCTGTTGAGCGGAGAACCCATCCATGACGATTAAGACAGTGATGACGCGGGCAAGACGTCTCGCGCTGGGGGGCGTGGCGCTCCTGGCGGCTGGCCTCGCCTCCGCGGCGGCGGCCGGGCGCAAACCGAACCACCTCGTCGCGGAGAAGAGCCCCTATCTGCTCCAGCACGCCTATAATCCCGTGGACTGGCATCCCTGGGGCGAGGAAGCCTTCGCCAAGGCCAGGAGGGAGAACAAGCCCGTCTTCCTGTCCATCGGCTACTCGACCTGCCATTGGTGCCACGTCATGGAGCGCGAGTCCTTCTCCAATCCGAAGATCGCCGCCGTCCTGAACGCGAACTTCGTCTCGATCAAGGTGGACCGCGAGGAGCGCCCGGACGTGGACAAGGTCTACATGACCGCCGCGACGGGCGCGGGCTGGGGCGGGGGCTGGCCGCTCAATCTGTGGTTGACGCCCGACCTCAAGCCTTTCTTCGGCGGGACCTACTTCCCGCCGGACTCGCGAGGTGGACGGCCGGGACTGGCGCAGCTCACGGAAAGGATCGCGGAGCTCTGGAAGAGCAAGCGCGACGGCCTGCAAGCGGACGCGGACCGCCTCGGCCGCGCGCTGGAGAAATACACGAAGGTCGAGGGAAGCGGCGGCCCGCTCGAACCCGCGGCGCTTGACTCCGGCTTCAAGGCCTTCGTGAAAACCTACGAGCCCTCGCGCGGCGGCTTCGGCGGCGCGCCGAAGTTCCCCATGCCGGTCAACTTCGACTTCCTCCTGCGCTATCACGCCAGGACGAAGGCGGAGACGGCGCTCGAGATGAGCGTGCGGACCCTGCGCGAGATGGCCAAGGGCGGCATCCACGACCACGTCGGCGGCGGCTTCCACCGCTACTCCACGGACGATCGCTGGCATATCCCGCACTTCGAGAAGATGCTCTACGACAACGCGCAGATCGCCGTGAACTATCTGGAGGCGTACAGGATCACGCGCGCGGAAGATCTCGCGCTGGTCGCGCGCGGCGTCCTGGACTACGTCCGTCGGGACATGACGCATCCCGAGGGCGGCTTCTACTCGGCCGAGGACGCCGACAGCCTCCCGCCGGAGCTCCTGGGCAAGGTGGAGGACGTCGGGCACGAGCACCGCAAGGAGGGGGCCTTCTACGTCTGGACGCAGGCCGAGATTCTCGACGCGGCGGGGCCGGGGGAAGGGGAGATCTTCGACTATCGCTACGGCGTGAGCGCCGGCGGCAACGCCGAATCCGACCCGCAGGGCGAGTTCGGCGACAAGAACATACTCTACGCCGCCCACACCATCCCGGAGACGGCCAAGAGGTTCAAGAGGACCGAGGACGAGACGCGGGCGATCCTGGAGACGGCGCGGCAGAGGCTCTTCCGAGTCCGGGCCAAGCGGCCGCGGCCCCATCTCGACGACAAGGTCCTGGTCTCCTGGAACGGGCTGATGATCTCCGCCTTCGCTCAGGGAGCGCAGGTCTTGGACGATCCGGCCTACCTTGCCGCCGCGGAGAAGGCGGCGCGCTTCATCCGCGCGAATCTTTACGACGCGAAGCGCAACCGCCTCTACCGCCGCTGGCGCGCCGGCGAGCGCAAGGTCCCCGGCATCGCCGACGACTACGCCTTCCTGGTCCAGGGCCTGCTCGACCTCTACGAGACCTCCTTGCGCGCGGAGTGGCTGGAGTGGGCGGTGAAGCTCAGCGACGCGCAGAACGAGCTGTTCTACGACGCCAAGGACGGCGGCTTCTTCATGACCGCCTCGGGCCACGACAAACGACTGCTCGTCCGGGTAAAGGAGGACTCCGACAACGTCGAGCCGGCGGCGAGCTCCGTGGCGGCGTTGAATCTGCTGCGCCTCTCCTGGTTCACCGGACGCAAGGACTTCCGCGAGAAAGCGGAGAAGACGCTTGCTCTCTTCGGCACCCAGATGCGCGATCAGCCGCGCTCCCTGCCGCGGATGATGGTCGCGTTGGACTATTCCTTGGCCAAACCCCGCCAGATCGTCATCGCCGGCGAGCGCGACGCACCCGAGACGCGCGCCATGCTCAGGGAGGTTCACTCCCGCTTCCTGCCGAATAAGATACTCATGCTCCTGGACCGGGGGCCGGATCGCGAGGCGCTGGAGCGCCGGCTGCCGTTCTTGAAGGGGGTCGTGCCGATCAAGGGCCGGACGGCGGCCTATGTCTGCGTGGACTACGCCTGCGAGCTGCCGACGAGCGACCTGGAGACCTTCAAGGCCATCCTGGACGGTAAACGCCCAAGCGAGCGGACCGCCAAGGAGTAACGCCGATGGAAGCAATGCGAGCAGCTATTTCTTTTTTACGTTAGAATACCCAAATGAACATCACCATTGAGACCAATCCATGAAATGGATTACGCGAGAGGGCGCGAAGACGGATCGTGTCGCCTGCCCTTGGCTCATCCGCCGCTTCCTCGACAAGGAGGCCGAATTCGTCTTCGTTTCGAAAGACAAGGTCCTTGAAACGGCAAAGCGCCTCGGAGGAAAGTCTTTCGACGCAGCGGGAGCCGACTACACCCACCGAGGAAACAAGTGCAGCTTCGAAGTCCTGATCGAGGACCACAAGCTTACCGATCCGGCGCTCGATCAGTTGGCGCGCATCGTTCACGGCGCCGACATCGATGGTGAGCTGGATACGGCGCCCGAGGCGGCGGGTCTCCTTGCGATGGCCGAGGGATTCCATAAGAGCGTGCCGGACGACCACGAAAAGCTGAGGCTGCAATTCCCGGTCTACGACGCCCTCTACGCGTACTGCCGCCACGGGCGGTAATGGATCGAACGAGCCGGCTGCTGCTGACGGCCAAGGCGGTCCGCACCTTCTCCTACGGCGCTCTGAGCGTCGTGTTCCCGGTCTACCTCGAAGAGTTGGGATTAGGGCCGCGCGGGATCGGCCTGAGCTTTACGCTGACCTTGGCGGCCAGCGCGGCGTTCACCTTCGCCGTTCGCGCGCCGGCGCGCCGGTTCGGCGCGAGGCCTATCCTCTTGGCGCTCTCCGCGGTCGGCGCCGCGGGAGCGATCCTGTTCTTGGCCGCGGAGAAGCCGTGGCAAGCGATCACGGCGGCGATGCTGGCGAATCTCGCGGTCGGCGCGGGCGAGACCGGGCCTTTTCTGACGCTCGAGCAAACATGCCTGGCCCGGACGACCAGCACGGAGAGGCTCGGCAGCGCGATGAGCGTCTATAACTTCGTGGGTTATGCCGCCGCGGCCGGTGGAGCTGCGGTCGTGGGTCGCCGGTTGGTCGATGCCCGCGCGGCGTTCCTGCTGCTCTTGGCGGCGGCGGCGCTTCAGCTTGGGATTTACGCCGCGCTGCGCCTAAAAGCCGCTCCTCCGGCAGCGCCGGTGAGCGGACAATCGAGCGCCTTGATTCGTCGCTTGGCGGCGCTCTTTGCACTCGACTCCTTCGCGGGCGGATTCGTCGTTCAAAGCCTCGTGCTTTACTGGCTGCGCCAGCGATTCGAATTAGAGTTGGCGCAACTGGGATGGGTCGCCTTCGGCGCGCAGATGCTCTCGGGGCTGTCTTTTCTCGCCGCCCCGGCTCTCTCGCGCCGATGGGGGTTGGTCAACACCATGGTCTTCTCGCACTTGGCGGCGAATCTGCTGCTGATCGGAGTGGGCCTGGCACCTACGGCCGCCGTCGCGGTGACCCTGTTGCTCGCTCGGCACCTTCTTTCGCAGATTGACGTGCCGACCCGGCAGACTTTTCTTATGCTGGCTGTCGGCGACCATGAGCGCGAGCACGCCGCCGCGGCGACGAACGCGAGCCGGACGTTGGCCCAATGCGTCAGTCCCGTCCTGGCCGGGTCCGCGATGGCGTCTTTGCCGCTCTCCGCCCCTTTCATCCTGGGCGGCGGGCTCAAGATTCTCTATGACCTGCTGCTCTTCGCCGCCATCCGGCGCATCGAGCCCCGGTATGTCAGCGAAACGCGAGAACCCCTATGATTCCGGCCGAGAGCACCAGCAGAGGCTCCGGTACGCGCCGCCACACGAGAACCGCGGAAGCGATCGCTGCGGCGGCCGTCGTCCAATCCACGACAGAACGCCGTCCCAGCACGAAGACGGCTCCGGCGATGGTCCCGACAGCCGCAGCCGTCACGCCGTCCACGAAGGCGACGACGGCGGGATTCTTGCCGTATCGCTTGAAATACGGCGCAGGAAGGATGGTGAACAGGTAGCAGGGCAGGAAGGTCGCGGCGGCGGCGACGCAGGCGCCGGGAAGACCCGCTACGAGGTAACCGATGAAGCCGACGGTGATCACGACCGGCCCCGGTGTGATCATCGCGACGGCGACGGCGTCCAGGAACTGCCGATCGGTCAGCCACTGATGCTCGCGCACGACTCCGCCGTAGAGAAACGGCACGATCGCTAGGCCGCTGCCGAACACGAAGGCCCCGGCCTTGCCGAAGAAGGCGGCGATCGCCAGCAAGGTGTGCGGGTCCACCGAACGCGCGGCGAAGCGCCGGAGAGCCTTGGGCGGCGCCTCGACCAGCCAGACGACGACGCCGGTCGCCAGGAACAGCGCGATCCACTCGCTCTCCGTCCACGCCGTGACGAGAGCGGCGGCAAGGAACAGCGTCCAAAGCAAACGGCGGTCGCCGAGCGTCTTCTTGGCGAGTTTGTAGGCGCTGTTGGCGATGATGCCGATGACGCAGGCGCCGATCAGATGGAAGGCCGCCTGCAACCAGGGCAGGCCGCCATAACGGCGATAAGCCCAGCCAAGGCCGAGCACCATCAAAAACGACGGCACGATGAAGGCGACGCCCGTCGCCGTCGCGCCGATCACGCCGTAGTGGACGTAGCCCAGATACATCGAGAGTTGCGCGGCCAACGGGCCCGGCGCGAGCTGGGAGAGCGCAAGCCCGTCCTTGTAGTCCTCTTCCGATATCCAGCCGCGCTCCTCTACGAGATCACGGTGCATGTAGCCGATCAAGGCGACGGGACCGCCGAAGCCGATCGTCCCCAGCTTCAGGAAGTAAAGGACCAGCTCCTTGAGGTTATAGGGCTTTTCTTGCGCAGCAGGCATATAGGGCGTCGTCTTAGCTCCCTCCCTCGCGCGCGACCCATTTCATGATCATTCGCCTTCTGTTTTTACATAACCTACGGCCAGCCTCTTCGGGGCCTTCACGACCGGGATTTTCTTTATAAGCGACCGCTTCTTGCTATCGATCAGGCTTACGTCGTTCGAAGAGGTATTGCTCACGACGGCGATCTTGCCGTCTTGAGTGAATTCGATCCAGTTGGGGTTCCTCCCGGTCCCGAGAGAGGCGATTGTTTTTAAAGTGCTCGGATCGATGATGGTAATCCGATCATTGAGCTGGGTCGTGAGCCAAAGCTCCTTCCCGTCGGGAGTGACGCGAAGGCCATGCGCTACCATGCCATCCTTAGGGAAACCCTTGGGTTCCGCCAAAGCGATCCGATCGGCTACTTCGTCCTTATCGAGATCGATCACGAGAGCGCCATTCGTCCAGCGAATGGTTTGAAACAATCGCTTCCCATCCGGCGTCACGGCGGGGACTCGGGGCCAAGCCCAAATGGGAATGCTTTTCACGACCTGGTTGGTCTCGGTATCGACAACGACGATCTGTTCGTCGCCCTCGCAGGTGATGTAAATTCGCTTTGACGTAGGACTTGCGAGGATGATATGCGGATTTCGCCCCACGGGCAGAACGGAGGCGACTTCGCGCCGCTTGACTTCGACGATAGCCACGGCATGATCCGCATTCAAAGGCACGTAGAGCGTCGCGCCATCCTGAGAGACCGCCGGCTGCTGAGGACGCGCGCCCACCTTGATCGTAGCGGTGACTTTATTCTCTTTGGGGTCGATAAAACTGAGCGTGCCGTCCCCTTCGTTGGTCACAAACACTTCGGAACCGTCGGGGGCGATGGCGACGCCGTGCGGTTTTTGTCCCGTCGTGATTTGCGCGATTTCCTTTCGGCCCTCGACATCAATGACGGAAATCTTTTCGCCCTCGAAGTTGGTGACGTAGGCGCGAAGCCGCGACTCCGCGGCCTGGCCGTCGACGGCAATCAATACGAGGCTCATGAGCAACGGCAGAGTCCTGAAGACTATGGAGCTGATTCTATTCATGGCTTGCCTCCTTGGCTGGTTTGCGGCAACCGGGGCTTCGACGTATTTGAAAACAACGGGAACTCGATCATGAGGCCCGCGTAGACGCGCAGCCTCGGCCCTCCCGCATTCCCGCTCCTGAGGCTCTTGCCCGCGGCGGCGTGAAGCTGCAGCCAGGGGCGAACGTTGTGCTTGATCCCGACATCTGCGGCCAGGCGAGCCGATTCCCCCGGGGTCGCGCTCTCGCGCCAATAGACCTCCGACAAGAGCTTGGTGCGAGCCGCCACCTTGTATTCCTGAGCGAAGGCGAGAAACAGCGCGTTGCGCCGCTCCTGCCGAACGTCGTTGATGACGGGCTCGCCGACTACCGTGTAGCCGACGTTCCAGAGCCCGGTAAACCATGCCCACGTCTTTTGGGTCCTGAGCCTGACGTCGTAGTCGACCGCGCCGGCCCCTAGCCCTCTCCCCGCATCTCCGTTATCGAGCTTCGCCTCGCCGGAGAGGGCGATGCCGGGCCTGCGGGCCTGCTCGCGAAGCACGAGCAGCTTGGTCCCGACGACGGCGTCTCCAAACCCGGTCCGCGTTTCCCCTTGCGCCGGCGACAACGAGAGGTAGGGGACCTCCAGCGTGAGCTCCTGCCAGGACGAGACCCCAAGAACGAGTTCGATGAACGGTAGTTGCCGTTCGGCAACGCTCGTTCTCAGGTAGCGCGTCCCGAGGAAAATCTCAGCCACGCCCTTGCCCGCCGTAGGGACGTCACCCGCGACGAGGGGAGGCACGGCGTGAGCGTCCCGCGAGGCCGCGGCGAGGAATCCGGCCGCGACAAGGACCCTAGCGCCCGCTCTTGCCGACCTGAGGCTTGATTTCAATGTCATCGAGATAGACCACCGAGTCTGCTTTAGACCACAGTCCCACCTTGCCGGAGATCGAGTCCTCCCACTCATGCTCGAGGGTCAGCTTGCCGTTGAGATAACCTTCGATCCTCTTGCCTCGGACGACCAGCTTCAGGTCGTGCCATTGCAGCGTCGGCGTGGGTGTTTTCTTGATCCATTGGACCGAGCTGCGCTTGCCGCGGATGTACTTGAAGAGCACCAGGTTATCCTCGAGCGCGTTGCCCCGCAGCACGAGATAGTCCCCGTTGGGCTTCAGGTTGAAGACGATCCCGGCCGCTTGGTCGACGCGACCGCTCATGGGCTTGAACCTCAGGCTGATCTCGCCGTCGCGGAAGTCGTCGATCTCCTTGGCCACCGCCAGCGGGAAATAGGCGTAGGCTTTGACGTTGTCCAGGAACTCGGCGTAGCGCTCTCCATACAGGGCGCGCGCCTTGTCCGCCAGGCCCGCGGACGCCTGTCCCTGCTTCCATTTGCCGCCGTCGATGACGAGCACCTTGTTCTTTCCCTCGACTCCGATCCGCCAGACGCCCACGACCGGGGTGAAAGCGGATGGCTCGGCGCCGACCGTATCCGCCGAGAAGTCGTAGCGGCTGGGAGCGGCGACGCATACGGCGGCGCTCAGCAGCGGCCACAGCGCGACGGCTATTCGCAGCTTCGATTTGGCATGGTGCATGGTCATCCTCCTAGAATCCATCTCATCGGGGCGCCGCGCCCGTTGAACCAGCACCCGAGCCCGGCAATAAGCGGCAGAACTCCATAGAACCACCATTCCCACCAGCCGGTATCGGCCACGAGCGGATAACCGGGATAGTCGGTACCAGCCTCGGTCGATACGGTCTGCCCGGAGAGGTTGAAAAGAATGGGGAGTATCTCTTCCTCGCTGTTGGAGCGGCTTTGCTCCCTTTTCCCATCGTAGTCGTAGGCGATGACGCCGTAGTCGTCTTGGCCCTCAGCCTGCCCGGAAAGTCTCCGCGCGTCGGCATACACGACCGCCAGCTTGGGGACCAAGCGGCGCAGCTTGTCTAAGATGTTGCGCTCCAAGTCGGCGAGGCGGGAATCCTCCGGAGAAAGGCGAACCGTGATCCGAAGCGGCTTATTCAGACGCCGTAGCGCCAGCTCCACCGCCGGAGGAAACGAGTTGCGCCGGTCCTCGGTAACGTCCCTCGATACGTTCAGCATCGCCCCCAGCGTCCAGACGCCGGCGATCGCCAATGCCGCGAAGAGCCCCAAAGCCGCCCTTCGCCTCGGCGCCGCGCCGAGCCACGCGCCGGTCAGGAAGATCAGCCCGAGTCCGAGGGCCGCCAGCGCGAGGGCCGATTCGAGAGAGAAAAGTCCGCGTTCGAACGGCCTCAAAGCCGCGGTAAGCGAGAGAAACGAGACCCGACTCAGCAAACCGTCTCCTGCCGCGGCGAAATCAAGCACCCACGAACCTGTCGTGCAGGCCAGGGCGATGATGGCGGCCGTGGAAACGGAATCCGCCACGGCGGCCGCGAAGAACGCGATTCCCGCGATGGCCAGAGCGTAGAGACTGTGCCCGGCAAGGAGGTTGAGGGTCTCCGGCCAATAGATATGACCTCCCAGCGCCCGCCAGCCGACGAGCGCCGATAAGGCGGGCAGAAGCGCGACAACCCAGGCCAAGCCGACCGCCAAGGCCTTCAATGCCGCGAGTACGGAAGGCTTCATCGGAAGCTGAAGCAACAGCTTGATCGAGCCGCTCTGCTTCTCGCCTCCGATCAGCCGGATAGCGATGAAGGGGAATAGCAACGTCGCGACCAAGTAATAGGCACCGAATGTCGGCACAAGGACGCCGTCCAGGGGCGTCATGGCTCGCGCCATCTCCGGGAACGGAAGGGCGGAGCGGCTCGCCTCGCCATAGAGCCGGACGGCCTGGCTGAAGCTGTAGCCGGTGACTATAGAGAGAAGGACCAGCATCACCCAGAGGGACCTCGAACGAAGCAGCTCTCGGACCTCTTCTTGGAGCAAGGCGCCGACACGTCCAACGACCATGCCGTCAGGTGAACGCAAGGAAGACCTCCTCGAGGGTCCCGGCAGGGCTGGGTGCCCGGGTCTTCAGTTCATCGAGCGTACCGCTTCCCAACAGCTTCCCTTCCTTCAAAAGCAGGAACCGGTCGCAGACTCTCTCCGCGTCCGCAAGCTGGTGGATGGACAGGAGCAAAGTCCGCCCAAGAGCGCGGACCTCCTTAAGCAGGGCCATCACGCTTCGGGTCTGCCGGAGATCAAGGCCGTCGAAAGGCTCGTCGAGCAGGAGCAGCGGCTGAGGCGTCAGCAGACCGATGGCCAATAGCAGCCTCTTGAGCGTCCCCTTGGACAGCGCGCCGACCCGCTTCTCCAGGGCCGAGCGCAGGTCCAATCTCCTGATGAGATCTTCGACGCGACCTAGGTCTGCTCCATACAGTTGGGCGTAAAGCCGGAGAGTCTCCGATGAACAGAGCTCACGGTGCGGCAGAATCCCATCAGGCAGGTAGAACAGTTCTTCCTTCCTGCGTCCTGAGGGGAAATCGCCGCCTCGCCAACTCAGCGCGCCGGACTCGTGGTGCATGAGGCCGGCCATGCATTCGAGAAGCGTCGTCTTTCCAGCTCCATTGGGACCGATCAGTCCAAGAATCTGGCCCGGATAAACTTCGAAGCTCACCTCATCAAGCGCGGAAAAACCGGCGAACCGCTTCGAGAGGCCTTGGACCTTAAGCAGTGCCTCAGCCACGGTTCGACTCCTCTTGCGCCAAGCTCGCGTGTACGGCATCGAAGAAGGCGATGCCTGCTTCCAGCCGGTCCGCGTCCTTCTTATACAGGCGGCAGAGTCCCTGCACGGCCATCGCCACTCCAGGCGCCTCCGGTCGGCCGAACTTGCCGTCTTTCAGGTCGATGTCGTGTACGATCTCGGCCAGCCCGCGCAGCGCCGGGTCGGTGAGCTTCAGGCGGTGGATCAGCGCCTCGAACGTACACCAGTCTCCGAAGTGCGTGAACTCGGCGTCCGCCATGTCGAAGCGCAATTCACCACGGCCCGGCGTGTAAGGCTCCGCCGCGAATTTGAACCGGGCGCTTCGATCGACGTAGCGGCGGATCAGCCAAGCCGAGACGAGGCGGTCGATGTGGGGAGAGGGCCTCGTGACC is from Elusimicrobiota bacterium and encodes:
- a CDS encoding ABC transporter ATP-binding protein, giving the protein MPYTRAWRKRSRTVAEALLKVQGLSKRFAGFSALDEVSFEVYPGQILGLIGPNGAGKTTLLECMAGLMHHESGALSWRGGDFPSGRRKEELFYLPDGILPHRELCSSETLRLYAQLYGADLGRVEDLIRRLDLRSALEKRVGALSKGTLKRLLLAIGLLTPQPLLLLDEPFDGLDLRQTRSVMALLKEVRALGRTLLLSIHQLADAERVCDRFLLLKEGKLLGSGTLDELKTRAPSPAGTLEEVFLAFT
- a CDS encoding beta-propeller fold lactonase family protein; amino-acid sequence: MNRISSIVFRTLPLLMSLVLIAVDGQAAESRLRAYVTNFEGEKISVIDVEGRKEIAQITTGQKPHGVAIAPDGSEVFVTNEGDGTLSFIDPKENKVTATIKVGARPQQPAVSQDGATLYVPLNADHAVAIVEVKRREVASVLPVGRNPHIILASPTSKRIYITCEGDEQIVVVDTETNQVVKSIPIWAWPRVPAVTPDGKRLFQTIRWTNGALVIDLDKDEVADRIALAEPKGFPKDGMVAHGLRVTPDGKELWLTTQLNDRITIIDPSTLKTIASLGTGRNPNWIEFTQDGKIAVVSNTSSNDVSLIDSKKRSLIKKIPVVKAPKRLAVGYVKTEGE
- a CDS encoding transporter yields the protein MAEIFLGTRYLRTSVAERQLPFIELVLGVSSWQELTLEVPYLSLSPAQGETRTGFGDAVVGTKLLVLREQARRPGIALSGEAKLDNGDAGRGLGAGAVDYDVRLRTQKTWAWFTGLWNVGYTVVGEPVINDVRQERRNALFLAFAQEYKVAARTKLLSEVYWRESATPGESARLAADVGIKHNVRPWLQLHAAAGKSLRSGNAGGPRLRVYAGLMIEFPLFSNTSKPRLPQTSQGGKP
- a CDS encoding ABC transporter permease subunit yields the protein MVVGRVGALLQEEVRELLRSRSLWVMLVLLSIVTGYSFSQAVRLYGEASRSALPFPEMARAMTPLDGVLVPTFGAYYLVATLLFPFIAIRLIGGEKQSGSIKLLLQLPMKPSVLAALKALAVGLAWVVALLPALSALVGWRALGGHIYWPETLNLLAGHSLYALAIAGIAFFAAAVADSVSTAAIIALACTTGSWVLDFAAAGDGLLSRVSFLSLTAALRPFERGLFSLESALALAALGLGLIFLTGAWLGAAPRRRAALGLFAALAIAGVWTLGAMLNVSRDVTEDRRNSFPPAVELALRRLNKPLRITVRLSPEDSRLADLERNILDKLRRLVPKLAVVYADARRLSGQAEGQDDYGVIAYDYDGKREQSRSNSEEEILPILFNLSGQTVSTEAGTDYPGYPLVADTGWWEWWFYGVLPLIAGLGCWFNGRGAPMRWILGG